Part of the Desulfohalovibrio reitneri genome is shown below.
GTCCTCTTCTGGGGGCTCATCGACACGGACAACCCGTTCACCAGCGTCACCTTCGGCAACACCGAGGCCGGAGTGGACGTCTTCGCCTTCGACGACATGACCATCGGCTCCCTGGAGCAGGTCGGCCCCAATCCCGTGCCCGAGCCGACCTCAATGGCCCTGCTGGCCGCGGGTGCCATTCCCCTGGGCTTCAGCCGCCTGCGCAAGCGGTTCAAGAAGTAGCCCCGGCGACGAAGCGCCAACGAAAAGGCCCCTTCCTCGGAAGGGGCCTTTTCGTGCGGCGCAGCGCAGAAAGGGAGGAGGTGGGGCCGGGATGGCATATAATTGTTGAGGCGCATTGCTTGTCGGTGTCCGGTACAGTCGGCTGTCGGTATTGTTTACAACCGCATCGGACAAGCGAAGCGCCAGTCACTTCATTATCCAGAAATATCTAGTCTTTCTGTTTGGCGTGGATATTGAACAGATAAAAGGCAGCCGCTAGTGGAGTTCATGGGACAATATAACCCCTGGAGCACCGCCATGAAACAGTTTCTCTGCATCACAACTTTAGCCCTGGCTCTTTGCCTGAGTCTGCCGGGCGTGAGCCATTCCATTCCCATCGGCTTGGAGTTGGCTCTCGGCGTCGATGTGTCCGGCAGCGTGGACAGCACGGAGTACGAGCTGCAGAAGCAAGGCTACGTCAACGCCTTCAACAATCTGGGATCGTTCGGTTCGTTCGAGCCCTTCGTCGCTACCTACTTCGAGTGGAGCGACGTGATCACCCCGCAGGTTGGCTGGACCATGATCAGCAACGTCTCCGAGGCGATGTCCTTCGCCACGGCCATCGACAACATCGCGCGGGGCGGCGGCACGTTCACCGACCCGGACATCGCCATCGACTACGGCGTGGATCTCATCCAGAACAACAACTACGAGGGCACCCGGAGGATCATCGACATCTCCGGCGACGGGACCGGAAGCAGCACCAGCACGCAACTCGAGCGGGACTTCGCCGAGTCTCTGGGCATCACCGTCAACGGGCTGGCCATCGGCTCATCGAGTATCTCAGACTGGTACACCAACAACCTCATCACCTCCGACGGGTTTGTCATCAGTGCGGAAAGTTTCGAGGACTTCGGTGATGCCATCACCCAGAAGCTGCAGCAGGAAGTGATTGACCCCAACCCCATTCCCGAGCCCACTTCCATGGCCCTGCTGGCCGCGGGCGCCATCCCCCTGGGCTTCAGCCGCCTGCGCAAGCGCTTCAAGAAGTAGTCGCAACGGCCAAAAACCGAAAGAAAAGGCCCCTTCCAAGGAAGGGGCCTTTTTCGTTGGCGGAAAGGGGCGAAGCGGGCTACATGGCCTCGGCCGCCTGGGCCGCCCAGGCTTCCACCTGCTCCCGTGAGTTCTCCGGGTCCAGGTCGATCTTGAGTTTGTCCAGCACCAGTTTGGCGCCCTGTTTCTCGACCCGGTCGGCCACGAAGTCCACGGCCTTGCCCATGCTCGAATCCTGGTCCTTCCGGGATTTCAGTGGGTGGCTCCGGTTTTGCAGGCCGGATAGAGGTCCAATCCACCACAGAAGAAGTAGATCGCCGTCTTGAAGTGCTCTTTGTTCCTGTAGCCGCAAGCTCGGCGTTTGATTGCCATGATCTTGCTGTTCAGTCCCTCGGCCACGGCGTTGGTGATTCGATGCCGGCAAAAGGTCACCACGTTGTCCATGTGAGCTCTCAAGGTCTGGGCCACCTTCTTCATCGGCGTGATCCGGGATCGCGTGGCCCAACCGCACCATTTCTCCAGGAACCTCTTTGCCCAGCCAGGGCTCATGTAGCCCCACAGATCCTGCAGGCTTTCCTTCATGGCCCAGGCTTTGGCCGTCTTCAGGTTGGCCTGCTTGAGGTCATCGAACCGAGGTCTGTGCTTATCCGGCAGACGGCTTTCGCCGTAAAGCCACAGGTATCTGGTGCCCTTGAGGATTGACTCCCCTTCGGCCATCAGGGCCTTGTGTTCCTGACGCCGGACAGTGTCCACCGCTTTCCCCACGTGTTGCATGACGTGGAAACGGTCAAAGACGATTTTCCGGCTTGCCTCAGGGATCCACTTCATAGTGGCCGAAAAATACGGCTGCCACATGTCCATGCTCACGGCCCGCACTGCTTCCAGCTGCTCGCTACTCAGGCTTTGATAATACGCCTCGAGGCTCGCCGTTCGGCGATCTTCAGCAACATGCTCAACTGTGCCCCTCATCAGATCGCAGACGACGGTCATGTACTTGTGTCCCTTGCGGAAAGCCTTCTCGTCCACCCCGAGGTAGTGGATATTGCGCTGTTCCTTGCGGCTCAAGCCTCTTTTGACGGCTCGTTCCATGATCCCCCAGGTCTCGTCCCAGGAAATACGCAACAGCCTGCGTGCACCTTCGATGGTCGAACAGGCCGTAATCACGTCAATGGCCATGCGCTCCATGAGCAGGGTGAAACGAGAATGGGGAGCGGCCCAGGGGACCTGTGCTTGGCGTACGCCGTGATCAGGACAGTTAACTCGTGGAATACGTGCATGAAGAAATGTCTTGAACTGGCAGGTATCTAGATGTCTCCATGTCCGTTCTTCGGCATGATCCCGGCAAGCCAACTCTCGCCCGCACTCTGGGCAAGACCAAAGAGCGCCAGGCTCATGATCGATCCACACATCCACTCGCCCAGCCCCAGTCTGGAGCTTCACGTCATCCACATGCCAGGGGTGGTCAATGCCAAGAATCTGAGCATAGAAATCGATGTCCCTCATGAGCAATGTCTCCTCTAGAACAGAGGACTACCTCAGGCTGCTACCCACGACAATTCCGGAAGAACCTAATCTGAGGAGCGAGAAATTCCCTCATCGGGTGAAGATAGTAGTAAAATGAAGAATAGCCGAAATGTTCAAGATATAACAAAAAATTGCTGATAGAAGGCAAGCTTTAACCAAGAAAAGATGTGACTTTTTCTTCAAGTTTACTAATGTCTTTCAGCTCACATTCCCAAATAACCATCGTTTTCCATCCAAGTTTTTGCAATCTATGTTGATTTGAGACGTCTCTTTGTTTGTTCTTTTCAAGTTTAGGTAGCCAATAATCTTGGTGAGTCTTTGGTGATCTTGCTCCTCGTGGACAGTCATGCTGATGCCAAAAGCATCCATGCACGAAGATAATTTTTTTTCTAGATGGAAAAACGATATCTGGCTTTCCAGGAAGGTCATTACGATGAAGGCGATAACGATAACCAAGGGAATGAATAAGACGTCTGACTATGAGTTCTGTATTTGTGTTTTGTCCTTTAATAGACTTCATTATCCTGCTGCGTTCGTTTTTTGAAATGATCATTATTTGACACTTATCTTTAAACTAGGGTCAGTTTCTACCTCGCAAATTATCCTATTGTAGCTAGTGACTATGTCATTTACAGCTGTCTTGCGACCTTGTTCGGCGAATTGACCAAACTCATATATGTTAAGAGCTATAAACTGTTCTATCTCGAAAATGTCGATACGGTCAGAAAGATTCATGTTTTCGGCTAAGCCATCGGCCACTGAG
Proteins encoded:
- a CDS encoding ISL3 family transposase is translated as MRDIDFYAQILGIDHPWHVDDVKLQTGAGRVDVWIDHEPGALWSCPECGRELACRDHAEERTWRHLDTCQFKTFLHARIPRVNCPDHGVRQAQVPWAAPHSRFTLLMERMAIDVITACSTIEGARRLLRISWDETWGIMERAVKRGLSRKEQRNIHYLGVDEKAFRKGHKYMTVVCDLMRGTVEHVAEDRRTASLEAYYQSLSSEQLEAVRAVSMDMWQPYFSATMKWIPEASRKIVFDRFHVMQHVGKAVDTVRRQEHKALMAEGESILKGTRYLWLYGESRLPDKHRPRFDDLKQANLKTAKAWAMKESLQDLWGYMSPGWAKRFLEKWCGWATRSRITPMKKVAQTLRAHMDNVVTFCRHRITNAVAEGLNSKIMAIKRRACGYRNKEHFKTAIYFFCGGLDLYPACKTGATH
- a CDS encoding DNA mismatch endonuclease Vsr, coding for MIISKNERSRIMKSIKGQNTNTELIVRRLIHSLGYRYRLHRNDLPGKPDIVFPSRKKIIFVHGCFWHQHDCPRGARSPKTHQDYWLPKLEKNKQRDVSNQHRLQKLGWKTMVIWECELKDISKLEEKVTSFLG
- a CDS encoding DUF1194 domain-containing protein, translating into MSHSIPIGLELALGVDVSGSVDSTEYELQKQGYVNAFNNLGSFGSFEPFVATYFEWSDVITPQVGWTMISNVSEAMSFATAIDNIARGGGTFTDPDIAIDYGVDLIQNNNYEGTRRIIDISGDGTGSSTSTQLERDFAESLGITVNGLAIGSSSISDWYTNNLITSDGFVISAESFEDFGDAITQKLQQEVIDPNPIPEPTSMALLAAGAIPLGFSRLRKRFKK